A single genomic interval of Lathyrus oleraceus cultivar Zhongwan6 chromosome 7, CAAS_Psat_ZW6_1.0, whole genome shotgun sequence harbors:
- the LOC127106377 gene encoding DNA-dependent metalloprotease WSS1: MNVGDLHKVWEIKALKRKPGEEQAHKMLEKIAKQVQPIMHKHKWRVKLLSEFYPNNPSLLGLNVGAGIQVKLRLRRPNRDSDFYPYDQVLDTMLHELCHNAHGPHNSSFYKLWDELRKECEELMSKGITGSGEGFDLPGKRLGGYSRQPPLSSLRKTALSAAEKRSKLGSLLPSGPNRIGGDSVIMKALTPVQAAAMAAERRLQDDLWCGSQSCDPSDHGDGNSESAENRENKQMIVGSSKPTENSTLALDPTSRKRRRGKDSSLPLHSSSNHKFVDLTLDTPEKGCVNENQTGSQRRNFGLETIPYSQPSSQAGSTSSNLSSPSGSLSGDNRTLHFEETAMWQCLTCTLLNKSLAPICELCGTHQPRDVTTKHNTWSCKFCTLENSAKLERCSACDQWRYSNGSNLGP; encoded by the exons ATGAACGTAGGTGACCTACACAAAGTTTGGGAAATCAAAGCTCTGAAGAGAAAGCCAGGGGAAGAACAAGCTCACAAGATGTTGGAGAAGATTGCCAAACAGGTTCAGCCTATCATGCACAAACACAAATGGAGGGTCAAACTTCTCTCTGAGTTCTA CCCAAACAATCCATCTCTTCTGGGGTTGAATGTTGGAGCTGGTATTCAGGTTAAGTTGCGGCTACGGAGGCCGAACAGGGATTCAGACTTTTACCCATATGATCAAGTTTTAGATACGATGCTTCATGAGCTTTGTCATAATGCACATGGTCCTCATAATAGCAGCTTCTACAAGCTTTGGGATGAACTTAGAAAG GAATGTGAAGAGTTGATGTCTAAGGGGATAACTGGCTCTGGGGAAGGGTTTGATCTCCCAGGAAAGCGCTTGGGTGGTTATTCTCGTCAACCTCCACTCTCATCTCTACGTAAAACTGCACTTTCAGCTGCAGAAAAGAGATCAAAGTTGGGGTCTCTTCTTCCATCTGGACCAAATCGTATTGGTGGTGATAGTGTTATAATGAAGGCACTTACTCCAGTACAAGCGGCTGCGATGGCTGCAGAAAGGAGATTACAGGATGACTTATGGTGTGGTTCCCAATCATGTGATCCTTCAGATCATGGAGATGGTAACAGTGAATCTGCTGAAAACCGTGAAAATAAGCAGATGATTGTGGGAAGCTCAAAACCAACTGAAAATTCTACTCTAGCTTTGGATCCGACATCACGGAAAAGAAGGCGTGGCAAGGATTCAAGTTTGCCACTTCATTCATCTAGTAACCATAAATTTGTTGATTTGACACTGGATACCCCAGAAAAGGGATGTGTCAATGAAAATCAGACTGGGTCTCAACGAAGAAATTTTGGATTAGAAACCATTCCATATTCTCAACCGAGCTCTCAAGCAGGATCTACTTCTTCAAATTTATCAAGTCCATCTGGGTCACTATCTGGTGATAATAGAACACTTCATTTTGAAGAAACTGCAATGTGGCAGTGTCTGACGTGCACTCTGTTAAATAAA TCATTAGCCCCTATATGTGAATTGTGTGGCACACATCAGCCTAGAGATGTTACTACCAAGCACAACACTTGGTCTTGTAAATTTTGCACGTTGGAGAACAGTGCGAAGTTGGAGAGATGCTCAGCCTGTGACCAGTGGAGATACTCTAACGGCTCCAACCTTGGCCCTTGA